In Streptomyces sp. 840.1, one DNA window encodes the following:
- a CDS encoding heat shock protein transcriptional repressor HspR, producing the protein MDGRRRNPYELTEESPVYVISIAAQLSGLHPQTLRQYDRLGLVSPDRTAGRGRRYSARDIELLRTVQQLSQDEGINLAGIKRIIELENQVAALQQRVAELSAAVDGAAATLQQREAQVHASYRRDLVPYQDVQHTSALVVWRPKRPKD; encoded by the coding sequence ATGGACGGCCGCCGACGTAATCCGTACGAACTGACCGAAGAATCGCCGGTGTACGTGATCTCGATCGCGGCCCAGCTCTCGGGTCTGCATCCCCAGACGTTGCGCCAGTACGACCGCCTCGGCCTGGTCTCGCCCGACCGCACGGCCGGGCGCGGCAGGCGCTACTCGGCCCGTGACATCGAGCTGCTGCGCACCGTGCAGCAGCTGTCGCAGGACGAGGGCATCAACCTGGCCGGCATCAAGCGCATCATCGAGCTGGAGAACCAGGTCGCCGCGCTCCAGCAGCGCGTCGCCGAGCTCTCGGCGGCCGTGGACGGGGCGGCGGCGACGCTCCAGCAGCGCGAGGCCCAGGTGCACGCCTCCTACCGGCGTGACCTGGTCCCGTACCAGGACGTGCAGCACACCAGCGCACTGGTCGTCTGGCGGCCCAAGCGGCCCAAGGACTGA
- a CDS encoding LuxR C-terminal-related transcriptional regulator → MGRDEDTPAHAHKNRALCDAAVRIYTEALSAGRIPRTAIEPAPCLTELALVHPDPQDEAWVRPVPPSAALAHLLQPVVREIHERISLSAALADSLAPLAAVASTDPNLAITVLEGIPLIDAAVQHATESATEEIRTLQPGSTRPPDQLQRALSRARLTLERGTPLRHIYQHPIRYNQTFKAYLNQMPPGLIEIRTLEQTVERLLVFDHTVAFIPANTARDVALEIRHPALIRYLIQMYEVLWAQATPLTDPLPAPPPSVSVTAVQLSVARLLVEGHTDQVVAGKLGISVRTCRAHVSRLMHTLNATSRTQLGALLVRSGMDGSAPPGTTEKPVPPVTPG, encoded by the coding sequence ATGGGCAGGGATGAGGACACACCGGCGCACGCACACAAGAACCGTGCGCTGTGCGACGCGGCGGTCAGGATCTACACCGAGGCGCTGAGCGCGGGACGGATACCCCGGACCGCCATCGAACCGGCGCCCTGCCTCACCGAGTTGGCGCTGGTCCACCCCGACCCGCAGGACGAGGCCTGGGTGCGCCCGGTGCCCCCGTCCGCCGCCCTGGCCCATCTGCTGCAGCCCGTCGTCCGGGAGATCCACGAGCGCATCAGCCTCTCGGCCGCGCTGGCCGACTCGCTGGCGCCGCTGGCGGCCGTGGCCAGTACGGACCCCAACCTCGCCATCACGGTCCTCGAAGGCATCCCCCTGATCGACGCCGCCGTCCAGCACGCGACGGAGAGCGCCACGGAGGAGATCAGGACCCTTCAGCCCGGCAGCACCCGGCCGCCCGACCAGCTCCAGCGGGCCCTGTCGCGGGCCCGGCTGACCCTGGAGCGGGGCACCCCGCTCCGGCACATCTACCAGCACCCCATCCGCTACAACCAGACCTTCAAGGCCTATCTGAACCAGATGCCGCCGGGCCTCATCGAGATCCGCACGCTGGAGCAGACGGTCGAGCGGCTGCTCGTCTTCGACCACACCGTGGCCTTCATCCCCGCCAACACCGCCCGCGACGTCGCGCTGGAGATCCGCCACCCCGCGCTGATCCGCTATCTGATCCAGATGTACGAAGTCCTGTGGGCGCAGGCCACCCCGCTCACCGATCCGCTGCCGGCGCCACCGCCCAGCGTCTCGGTCACCGCCGTCCAGCTCAGCGTCGCCCGCCTCCTGGTCGAGGGCCACACCGACCAGGTCGTGGCCGGAAAGCTCGGCATCAGCGTCCGCACCTGCCGCGCCCACGTCTCCAGGCTCATGCACACCCTCAACGCCACCAGCCGCACCCAGCTCGGCGCGCTGCTCGTCCGCTCCGGGATGGACGGGTCCGCACCGCCCGGGACGACGGAGAAGCCCGTCCCCCCGGTGACGCCGGGGTGA